Genomic window (Desulforapulum autotrophicum HRM2):
CCGGGAGAAAATTCTATCCCTGGGTGCATTCCGGATCTGTTTTGAACCGGGACGGTGGATTTGTAACGATGCCATGCACATCATCATCCAGGTCATTGACAAGAAAGCCCCTGATCTTGTGATTACCGACGCCGGAACAAATGCCGTTGGGTGGGAGCGATTTGAGACTGATTATTTCCCAGTGATCAACCTGACACGGAGCGGTACAATGGAAAAGCCCTGCCATGTGCTGGGCTCACTGTGCACACCCCATGATGTGTGGGGGTACGCCTATTTTGGACAAGAAATAAGGGAAAAAGATATACTCATGATCCCCACCCAGGGGGCCTACACCTTCAGTCTTCGACAGGAGTTTATCAAACCCCTTCCCCGGGTGGTGGTGATCTGAGATAGCGACAGTCACCCTGGAACTCGATTATCAAGTTATTTACAATCCCCATGTTTGCGGACACAACAACCCATGGAACACGATAGCAGTAGGCAGGCGGGAACGGGTGTTGCCCTGAACGGATTAAATGGCAACGGTCGGCATGGACGCCGAAAGAGTTGCCATTTCCCTCGGAGCAGACCATGGACGGGCTGTGAGAATGAGAGAAGGGCAACACCTGTTCCCGTCTGCCGATTCGAAGTGAATCTAAAAAACTTGATGATCGAGTGGAACGATTGATTCGGGGAAGGCTGTTGCCTCCCCCTCTGTTTTATTTAAACCTAACAGTCACACCCGCCGCCGGTTTCACATCCGCATCCGCCGGTGCTTCCGCAGCCGCCCTTGTCGCCGTGGGTGCCACAGCCACATTGGTGGGGGGCATCGGGCTCAAGGCCTGTTTCAACCACTTCAATGTCAAAAACAATAGTCTTGCCTGCAAGGGGGTGGTTGATGTCCATCTTAACGGCATCTTCGCCAATATGGGCAACCACGGCAGGAACCGGGTTCCCATTGGGATCACTCAGGTGAAGCTGCATGCCCTCGGCAAGCTCCATGCCCTCTGGGATGGTTGCCTTGGGAAGTTCAATAACATGGTCCTCACTGCGTTCGCCATACCCTTTTTCCGGGGGAATGGTGACGGTCTTTTTTTCTCCAACGGTCATGTCTATGACTGCCTGGTCAAAGCCTTTGATGAGTTGACCTGATCCAATGGTGAATTTAAGGGGATCCCGGCCATCGGAGCTGTCAAACACCTCACCTGTTTCAAGTTTGCCTGTATAGTGAACTTTTATTGTATCGCCCGACTTGATTGCTTCAGTCATGGTTAATCTCCCTGGATTTTATATATGGATATTTATGATGAAAAATAAATATCGCGTTTAAAA
Coding sequences:
- a CDS encoding FKBP-type peptidyl-prolyl cis-trans isomerase — its product is MTEAIKSGDTIKVHYTGKLETGEVFDSSDGRDPLKFTIGSGQLIKGFDQAVIDMTVGEKKTVTIPPEKGYGERSEDHVIELPKATIPEGMELAEGMQLHLSDPNGNPVPAVVAHIGEDAVKMDINHPLAGKTIVFDIEVVETGLEPDAPHQCGCGTHGDKGGCGSTGGCGCETGGGCDC